A genomic region of Elaeis guineensis isolate ETL-2024a chromosome 9, EG11, whole genome shotgun sequence contains the following coding sequences:
- the LOC105051476 gene encoding uncharacterized protein isoform X2, with product MDAIRKQLDVLMGANRNGDVMEVKRKYYDRDVCRLYLAGLCPHDLFQLTKMDMGPCPKVHSLQLRKEYEEAKAKGIHNFDRELEDMIERLIVECERKIQRALKRLEEEDAKAAIAISVSEVTQTPEVMELSKQIKEKLKEADAFDLEGKTDSKIRALEEVEELRTKRADKQSMLLLDAFNKDRASLPQPLQNPSQLSSTPAPIPPDPRTQEMINEKLRKAEELGEKGMVDEAQKALEEAEALKKLGARQEPVLDSSKYTAADVRITDQKLRVCDICGAFLSVYDSRLLGPVLRGFLLQLKN from the exons aTGGACGCGATCAGGAAGCAGCTCGACGTCCTCATGGGGGCTAACCGAAACGGCGACGTTATGGAGGTGAAACGCAAGTACTACGACCGCGACGTCTGCCGTCTCTACTTGGCTGGCCTTTGCCCCCACGACCTCTTCCAGCTCACG AAAATGGATATGGGTCCTTGTCCAAAGGTGCATTCTCTACAGCTGAGGAAAGA GTATGAAGAAGCCAAAGCAAAGGGAATTCATAATTTTGATAGAGAACTGGAGGATATGATAGAAAGGCTAATTGTCGAATGTGAAAGGAAAATCCAGAGAGCCCTTAAGCGTCTAGAGGAAGAGGATGCCAAAGCAGCTATTGCAATATCCGTATCAGAAGTTACCCAG ACACCTGAGGTCATGGAGTTGTCAAAGCAAATCAAGGAGAAATTGAAAGAAGCTGATGCTTTTG ATTTGGAAGGAAAAACTGACAGTAAAATTCGGGCTCTGGAGGAGGTTGAAGAGCTTAGAACAAAAAGAGCTGATAAGCAG TCTATGCTGCTTCTGGATGCCTTCAACAAAGACCGGGCTTCATTGCCACAACCACTTCAGAATCCCTCTCAATTATCTTCAACACCCGCACCTATTCCTCCAGATCCCCGAACACAAGAAATGATAAATGAAAAACTTAGAAAGGCAGAAGAGCTTG GTGAGAAGGGAATGGTAGATGAAGCTCAGAAAGCTTTGGAAGAGGCAGAAGCTCTGAAAAAG TTGGGTGCACGCCAGGAGCCAGTCTTAGATTCTTCAAAGTATACTGCTGCAGATGTGCGAATT ACTGATCAGAAGTTACGTGTATGTGACATATGTGGAGCATTCTTGAGTGTCTATGATAG CAGGCTTTTGGGCCCAGTTTTACGAGGATTTCTTTTGCAGCTAAAGAAT TGA
- the LOC105051476 gene encoding uncharacterized protein isoform X3: protein MDAIRKQLDVLMGANRNGDVMEVKRKYYDRDVCRLYLAGLCPHDLFQLTKMDMGPCPKVHSLQLRKEYEEAKAKGIHNFDRELEDMIERLIVECERKIQRALKRLEEEDAKAAIAISVSEVTQTPEVMELSKQIKEKLKEADAFDLEGKTDSKIRALEEVEELRTKRADKQSMLLLDAFNKDRASLPQPLQNPSQLSSTPAPIPPDPRTQEMINEKLRKAEELGEKGMVDEAQKALEEAEALKKLGARQEPVLDSSKYTAADVRITDQKLRVCDICGAFLSVYDRLLGPVLRGFLLQLKN from the exons aTGGACGCGATCAGGAAGCAGCTCGACGTCCTCATGGGGGCTAACCGAAACGGCGACGTTATGGAGGTGAAACGCAAGTACTACGACCGCGACGTCTGCCGTCTCTACTTGGCTGGCCTTTGCCCCCACGACCTCTTCCAGCTCACG AAAATGGATATGGGTCCTTGTCCAAAGGTGCATTCTCTACAGCTGAGGAAAGA GTATGAAGAAGCCAAAGCAAAGGGAATTCATAATTTTGATAGAGAACTGGAGGATATGATAGAAAGGCTAATTGTCGAATGTGAAAGGAAAATCCAGAGAGCCCTTAAGCGTCTAGAGGAAGAGGATGCCAAAGCAGCTATTGCAATATCCGTATCAGAAGTTACCCAG ACACCTGAGGTCATGGAGTTGTCAAAGCAAATCAAGGAGAAATTGAAAGAAGCTGATGCTTTTG ATTTGGAAGGAAAAACTGACAGTAAAATTCGGGCTCTGGAGGAGGTTGAAGAGCTTAGAACAAAAAGAGCTGATAAGCAG TCTATGCTGCTTCTGGATGCCTTCAACAAAGACCGGGCTTCATTGCCACAACCACTTCAGAATCCCTCTCAATTATCTTCAACACCCGCACCTATTCCTCCAGATCCCCGAACACAAGAAATGATAAATGAAAAACTTAGAAAGGCAGAAGAGCTTG GTGAGAAGGGAATGGTAGATGAAGCTCAGAAAGCTTTGGAAGAGGCAGAAGCTCTGAAAAAG TTGGGTGCACGCCAGGAGCCAGTCTTAGATTCTTCAAAGTATACTGCTGCAGATGTGCGAATT ACTGATCAGAAGTTACGTGTATGTGACATATGTGGAGCATTCTTGAGTGTCTATGATAG GCTTTTGGGCCCAGTTTTACGAGGATTTCTTTTGCAGCTAAAGAAT TGA
- the LOC105051476 gene encoding U1 snRNP-associated protein usp106 isoform X1 has product MDAIRKQLDVLMGANRNGDVMEVKRKYYDRDVCRLYLAGLCPHDLFQLTKMDMGPCPKVHSLQLRKEYEEAKAKGIHNFDRELEDMIERLIVECERKIQRALKRLEEEDAKAAIAISVSEVTQTPEVMELSKQIKEKLKEADAFDLEGKTDSKIRALEEVEELRTKRADKQSMLLLDAFNKDRASLPQPLQNPSQLSSTPAPIPPDPRTQEMINEKLRKAEELGEKGMVDEAQKALEEAEALKKLGARQEPVLDSSKYTAADVRITDQKLRVCDICGAFLSVYDSDRRLADHFGGKLHLGYMQIREKIAELQEERNKRRKSERTEYDSRSRERSQDRDRAASRDRDRDREDRGDSRDRGRDYDRRSRDYDRHYDRDRGYDRDRERESDRSRSYDSRSRRRSRSRSKERSRDYDRHRRHDRYDRY; this is encoded by the exons aTGGACGCGATCAGGAAGCAGCTCGACGTCCTCATGGGGGCTAACCGAAACGGCGACGTTATGGAGGTGAAACGCAAGTACTACGACCGCGACGTCTGCCGTCTCTACTTGGCTGGCCTTTGCCCCCACGACCTCTTCCAGCTCACG AAAATGGATATGGGTCCTTGTCCAAAGGTGCATTCTCTACAGCTGAGGAAAGA GTATGAAGAAGCCAAAGCAAAGGGAATTCATAATTTTGATAGAGAACTGGAGGATATGATAGAAAGGCTAATTGTCGAATGTGAAAGGAAAATCCAGAGAGCCCTTAAGCGTCTAGAGGAAGAGGATGCCAAAGCAGCTATTGCAATATCCGTATCAGAAGTTACCCAG ACACCTGAGGTCATGGAGTTGTCAAAGCAAATCAAGGAGAAATTGAAAGAAGCTGATGCTTTTG ATTTGGAAGGAAAAACTGACAGTAAAATTCGGGCTCTGGAGGAGGTTGAAGAGCTTAGAACAAAAAGAGCTGATAAGCAG TCTATGCTGCTTCTGGATGCCTTCAACAAAGACCGGGCTTCATTGCCACAACCACTTCAGAATCCCTCTCAATTATCTTCAACACCCGCACCTATTCCTCCAGATCCCCGAACACAAGAAATGATAAATGAAAAACTTAGAAAGGCAGAAGAGCTTG GTGAGAAGGGAATGGTAGATGAAGCTCAGAAAGCTTTGGAAGAGGCAGAAGCTCTGAAAAAG TTGGGTGCACGCCAGGAGCCAGTCTTAGATTCTTCAAAGTATACTGCTGCAGATGTGCGAATT ACTGATCAGAAGTTACGTGTATGTGACATATGTGGAGCATTCTTGAGTGTCTATGATAG TGATCGTCGTTTGGCTGATCATTTTGGAGGAAAGCTTCACTTGGGCTATATGCAAATTCGTGAGAAGATAGCAGAACTTCAG GAAGAGAGAAATAAGAGGCGAAAGTCGGAGCGAACTGAATATGATAGCAG GTCAAGAGAACGAAGTCAGGACCGTGATAGAGCAGCAAGTAGGGATCGGGACAGAGATAGAGAGGACCGAGGTGATAGTCGTGACAGGGGAAGGGATTATGATCGTAGAAGCAGAGACTATGATCGCCATTATGATAGAGATCGAGGATATGATCGCGACCGAGAGAGAGAATCAGATCGATCTCGCAGTTATGATTCAAGGAGCCGGCGAAGGTCACGTTCTCGTTCAAAGGAACGCTCTAGAGATTATGATCGGCACAG GCGTCATGATCGATACGACCGATACTGA
- the LOC105051474 gene encoding uncharacterized protein isoform X1: protein MDVSFQEAKRLWSLLWHKDDLLDKKRRWLLGPVIMSTSESSQKKSKRPKHLTDVYLLESDIRSDEVSSEIVRANVERCFGSYHNGQGTHHVVQDYLQHFGMHNMESNSVNPPSLKTFSVMIDNLNNDALCAVANIVSNNNVSFKKTHPRMRKVIKNYLRRYFTESNFKHNPTVLKKLSDIFRNPCNFQEKHLTLTTPISPPLLSAIYKVLERLGEMPIQDLIAMNRRLKGLAIVPQFPPVLYGSKKDMLLKRVRKRCEDSLSKVKEGDDLPERLAKALSVMLLSLKLKSGSIEMLTSTFYPFPPDIVGLQHGFLNAIWSFPKFRYADLKALKPLVDPEARVPTRRFRISLKNYLKEYLFACDEINIPKEVQSALSFINGTSKRRPCMFSKETREEEVEAVLSVSSQFKQIILDLIPDHSIDDECGVACAGGLGTDESSESDDFELSASDYFSGSDDCEHKQTYDSCSSDEAETFGDSRPNSTPITASGTDSSQLAAAARNTTCSILKDPKLEHNKMAALYPDPEKFLRPNIKNCFHRTASTGDIAVQDICDRTAVFAHGLIGCMLDKFLQFEGRDVDVMTRSYLRGGLSPIDSQGAEVLLNTPKVDLKAQVLIQAVEELLPSFPKSCIERVKKLMEQH, encoded by the exons GTGGTTGTTGGGACCTGTAATCATGTCTACATCCGAGAGCAGTCAAAAGAAGTCCAAAAGACCAAAGCATTTGACAGATGT GTACTTGCTGGAATCAGACATTAGGAGTGATGAG GTTTCCTCGGAGATTGTAAGAGCTAATGTGGAGAGGTGCTTTGGATCATATCATAATGGTCAAGGGACACACCATGTGGTTCAGGATTACCTGCAACACTTTGGCATGCATAACATGGAGAGTAACTCTGTAAACCCACCCAGCTTAAAGACATTTTCAGTAATGATTGACAACTTGAACAACGATGCACTATGTGCTGTGGCTAACATAGTCAGCAACAACAATGTTAGCTTCAAGAAAACCCATCCGAGGATGAGAAAGGTCATAAAGAATTATCTTCGAAGATATTTTACGGAATCAAATTTTAAACACAATCCGACTGTGCTGAAAAAGTTATCAGATATTTTCAGAAACCCATGCAATTTTCAGGAGAAACATTTGACGCTCACCACTCCAATCTCTCCACCTCTTCTTTCGGCTATTTACAAGGTCTTGGAAAGACTTGGTGAAATGCCTATTCAGGACCTTATTGCAATGAATAGAAGGCTCAAAGGTCTAGCAATTGTCCCTCAATTTCCACCTGTCCTTTATGGCTCTAAAAAGGATATGCTTTTAAAACGAGTGAGGAAAAGATGTGAAGATTCTCTTTCAAAAGTTAAGGAAGGGGACGACCTGCCGGAACGATTAGCTAAGGCACTGTCAGTCATGCTTTTGTCTCTCAAGCTAAAATCAGGAAGTATCGAAATGCTAACATCAACATTTTACCCCTTTCCACCAGATATAGTAGGCTTGCAGCATGGGTTTTTAAATGCTATATGGTCATTCCCGAAATTCAGATATGCTGATCTGAAAGCCTTGAAACCTTTAGTGGATCCAGAAGCTAGAGTTCCCACAAGGAGATTCAGGATAtctcttaaaaattatttgaaggagTATTTGTTTGCATGTGATGAAATAAATATTCCAAAGGAAGTACAGAGTGCTCTTTCTTTTATCAATGGGACGTCGAAGCGTCGACCCTGCATGTTTTCCAAAGAGACAAGAGAAGAGGAGGTAGAGGCTGTGTTGTCTGTGAGCAGTCAATTTAAGCAAATTATATTGGACCTGATTCCGGACCATAGTATTGATGATGAATGTGGAGTTGCATGTGCAGGGGGGCTTGGAACTGATGAGAGCAGTGAGAGTGATGATTTTGAATTGTCAGCAAGTGACTATTTCTCTGGTTCTGATGACTGTGAACACAAGCAAACATATGATTCTTGTTCAAGTGATGAAGCGGAGACTTTTGGGGATTCAAGACCTAATTCCACTCCCATCACCGCTAGCGGCACAGACTCTTCTCAGCTTGCTGCAGCTGCAAGAAATACCACCTGCAGTATCCTTAAAGACCCTAAATTGGAGCATAACAAAATGGCTGCCCTCTATCCCGATCCCGAAAAGTTTCTAAGGCCTAATATTAAAAATTGTTTTCACAGGACAGCAAGCACGGGTGACATAGCAGTCCAGGATATCTGTGACAGGACAGCTGTGTTTGCGCATGGGCTAATTGGCTGTATGCTGGACAAGTTTCTGCAATTTGAAGGCAGAGATGTAGATGTGATGACAAGATCTTATCTTAGAGGTGGATTATCTCCCATAGATTCACAAG GTGCGGAAGTTCTGTTGAATACTCCGAAAGTGGATTTGAAGGCTCAGGTTCTTATTCAAGCTGTAGAGGAGCTGCTGCCTTCTTTTCCAAAGAG TTGTATAGAAAGAGTAAAGAAGTTGATGGAGCAGCATTAA
- the LOC105051474 gene encoding uncharacterized protein isoform X2 produces the protein MHNMESNSVNPPSLKTFSVMIDNLNNDALCAVANIVSNNNVSFKKTHPRMRKVIKNYLRRYFTESNFKHNPTVLKKLSDIFRNPCNFQEKHLTLTTPISPPLLSAIYKVLERLGEMPIQDLIAMNRRLKGLAIVPQFPPVLYGSKKDMLLKRVRKRCEDSLSKVKEGDDLPERLAKALSVMLLSLKLKSGSIEMLTSTFYPFPPDIVGLQHGFLNAIWSFPKFRYADLKALKPLVDPEARVPTRRFRISLKNYLKEYLFACDEINIPKEVQSALSFINGTSKRRPCMFSKETREEEVEAVLSVSSQFKQIILDLIPDHSIDDECGVACAGGLGTDESSESDDFELSASDYFSGSDDCEHKQTYDSCSSDEAETFGDSRPNSTPITASGTDSSQLAAAARNTTCSILKDPKLEHNKMAALYPDPEKFLRPNIKNCFHRTASTGDIAVQDICDRTAVFAHGLIGCMLDKFLQFEGRDVDVMTRSYLRGGLSPIDSQGAEVLLNTPKVDLKAQVLIQAVEELLPSFPKSCIERVKKLMEQH, from the exons ATGCATAACATGGAGAGTAACTCTGTAAACCCACCCAGCTTAAAGACATTTTCAGTAATGATTGACAACTTGAACAACGATGCACTATGTGCTGTGGCTAACATAGTCAGCAACAACAATGTTAGCTTCAAGAAAACCCATCCGAGGATGAGAAAGGTCATAAAGAATTATCTTCGAAGATATTTTACGGAATCAAATTTTAAACACAATCCGACTGTGCTGAAAAAGTTATCAGATATTTTCAGAAACCCATGCAATTTTCAGGAGAAACATTTGACGCTCACCACTCCAATCTCTCCACCTCTTCTTTCGGCTATTTACAAGGTCTTGGAAAGACTTGGTGAAATGCCTATTCAGGACCTTATTGCAATGAATAGAAGGCTCAAAGGTCTAGCAATTGTCCCTCAATTTCCACCTGTCCTTTATGGCTCTAAAAAGGATATGCTTTTAAAACGAGTGAGGAAAAGATGTGAAGATTCTCTTTCAAAAGTTAAGGAAGGGGACGACCTGCCGGAACGATTAGCTAAGGCACTGTCAGTCATGCTTTTGTCTCTCAAGCTAAAATCAGGAAGTATCGAAATGCTAACATCAACATTTTACCCCTTTCCACCAGATATAGTAGGCTTGCAGCATGGGTTTTTAAATGCTATATGGTCATTCCCGAAATTCAGATATGCTGATCTGAAAGCCTTGAAACCTTTAGTGGATCCAGAAGCTAGAGTTCCCACAAGGAGATTCAGGATAtctcttaaaaattatttgaaggagTATTTGTTTGCATGTGATGAAATAAATATTCCAAAGGAAGTACAGAGTGCTCTTTCTTTTATCAATGGGACGTCGAAGCGTCGACCCTGCATGTTTTCCAAAGAGACAAGAGAAGAGGAGGTAGAGGCTGTGTTGTCTGTGAGCAGTCAATTTAAGCAAATTATATTGGACCTGATTCCGGACCATAGTATTGATGATGAATGTGGAGTTGCATGTGCAGGGGGGCTTGGAACTGATGAGAGCAGTGAGAGTGATGATTTTGAATTGTCAGCAAGTGACTATTTCTCTGGTTCTGATGACTGTGAACACAAGCAAACATATGATTCTTGTTCAAGTGATGAAGCGGAGACTTTTGGGGATTCAAGACCTAATTCCACTCCCATCACCGCTAGCGGCACAGACTCTTCTCAGCTTGCTGCAGCTGCAAGAAATACCACCTGCAGTATCCTTAAAGACCCTAAATTGGAGCATAACAAAATGGCTGCCCTCTATCCCGATCCCGAAAAGTTTCTAAGGCCTAATATTAAAAATTGTTTTCACAGGACAGCAAGCACGGGTGACATAGCAGTCCAGGATATCTGTGACAGGACAGCTGTGTTTGCGCATGGGCTAATTGGCTGTATGCTGGACAAGTTTCTGCAATTTGAAGGCAGAGATGTAGATGTGATGACAAGATCTTATCTTAGAGGTGGATTATCTCCCATAGATTCACAAG GTGCGGAAGTTCTGTTGAATACTCCGAAAGTGGATTTGAAGGCTCAGGTTCTTATTCAAGCTGTAGAGGAGCTGCTGCCTTCTTTTCCAAAGAG TTGTATAGAAAGAGTAAAGAAGTTGATGGAGCAGCATTAA